The segment CAGCACCGCGCACAGCAGCGTCAGCGCCGCCTCGCCCAGGAACCCCGCCAGGTAGCTGTACTCGGCGACCAGCCCCGCAGCCACCGAGCTCACCGCGAAGCCCAGGTTGATGGCCCAGTAGTTCAGCGCGAAGGCCCGTACCCGGTCCTCCGGCCGGACGATGTCGGCCATCATCGCCTGCACCGCAGGCCGGGAGGCGTTCGAGGCCATCCCCACCAGCATCGCCACCGCCGCGATCGCCGCCGGGTGCTCCATGAACCCCAGCAGCGCCACCGTGCCCGCCGTGGACACCTGCGCCACCAGCATCGTCGGCCGCCGCCCCAGCCGGTCGGTCATCACCCCGGCCCCCAGCGAGGACACGACCCCGCCCAGCCCGTGCAGGGCGGCCACCAGTCCCGCGAAGGAGGCGGAGTAGCCCCGCTCCAGGGTCAGGTACAAGGTCATGAACGTGGCGACGAAGGCCCCGAGCCGGTTGACGAGCGTGCTGGCCCACAACCACCAGAACGCGCGTGGCAGACCCGAGACGCTCTCCCGGGCAGCACGGCTCAGACGGGCAACTGACATAAGGATCCCCCCGGGGATGTAAGAGTCACTGATCCGTCCGGCACATTACGAGAGGGGTCCGCCGCCCGCCACTCAATTGACGCCGCGCGTCAATCGACCCCCGCCCGGACCGCGCGCAGGCGCGCCCGGCCGTCCACTAGGCTCGTACGCATGGCCGACGCACCGTACAAGCTGATCCTCCTCCGCCACGGCGAGAGCGAATGGAACGCGAAGAACCTGTTCACCGGCTGGGTGGACGTCAACCTCAACGAGAAGGGCGAGAAGGAGGCGGTCCGCGGCGGTGAGCTGCTCAAGGACGCCGGCCTGCTCCCCGACGTCGTGCACACCTCCCTCCAGAAGCGCGCCATCCGCACCGCGCAGCTGGCCCTGGAGGCCGCCGACCGCCACTGGATCCCCGTCCACCGCTCCTGGCGCCTGAACGAGCGCCACTACGGCGCCCTCCAGGGCAAGGACAAGGCCCAGACCCTCGCCGAGTTCGGCGAGGAGCAGTTCATGCTGTGGCGCCGCTCGTACGACACCCCGCCGCCGGCCCTCGAGGACGGCACCGAGTTCTCCCAGTCCGCGGACCCGCGCTACGCCTCCATCCCGCCGGAGCTGCGCCCGCGCACCGAGTGCCTCAAGGACGTCGTCGTCCGCATGCTCCCGTACTGGTACGACTCGATCGTCCCGGACCTCCTCGACGGCCACACCGTCCTGGTCGCCGCGCACGGCAACTCCCTGCGCGCCCTGGTCAAGCACCTCGACGGCATCTCCGACGCCGACATCGCGGGCCTGAACATCCCGACCGGCATCCCGCTCTCCTACGAGCTCGACGCCGACTTCAAGCCCCTCACCCCGGGCGGCACCTACCTCGACCCGGAGGCCGCCGCGGCCGCCATCGAGGCCGTCAAGAACCAGGGCAAGAAGTAACCCGTTAGCTCAAAGGGCCCCTCACCTGCCGTTTCCCGGCGGGGGAGGGGCTCTTCGCTCTCCTGGGGCCGCCCGTGGGCCGTCAGACGCGCCGGACGTGCCGGCTGCAGTGGATCTGGACCCTCGACGGGCTTGCCGCCGGGGCCGGGTCCGACCTTGTACCAGCGGTCCTGGATGTGCCCGGCCATCAGGCGGCCTCCTCCCGGTCCGTGGGGGAGGTGACCTACGCGCGTACGTCTTGAGGGGTTGTCCACAGGGTCCGCCACCGGCCCCCGCGCAGTGCTGCTCCCGATCACGAGCACGGGGTGTGCGACGACGGGCAGGGGACCCTGTCCGGACCGCTCATTCTCCGGCGACAACGAGGGTGTGCACGCGGTCAGGGCGGCCGATTGACGTCCAGGACATCCCGGAACCGTCGTATTGGAAAACGGTCCCGTTAGCGCCCACTCTGTATACCGTGTCGTCGGTGACCGCGCACGAGATACTAAAGTCGCCTATGCGTTCCCAGTTGCCAGGGTTACCGCGATATCGGAATAGCCCATTCGCTACAAATGCGGTAGCGATGAGCCCGAAACCTCCTGCAGTGAGCGTATCGGTACCACCACGGGGACTCCCTATGTCGGTCCAGGAGGTTCCGACGCCGTCATATTGGAAGACCGTGTTGCCGTGAGGTTCCGTTCTGTATACGGTATCGGATGAGAGTGCGTACGCACCGCCCTTTTCCCCTATGTGTTCCCATTTACCTGGAGTTCCAGTGTAGAGGAATGTGAGACCGTCGATAGAGTTCGGCATCCGTGCCATCAGCCCAAATCGGCCACCAATGAGTTCGAAGGAAGAATCGCCGATCTTGCTCCACAGCGGACTTCCATCGTCTTCGAAGCCATCGAACTGGAGCACTGCGCTTCCGTCGGCGGACCTTTTGTACACCGTGTCGTCGGTGACAGCGTACGACGCACCACTGAGACTCAGGAATTGCCAGTCGAACGGGCTGCCGTTGTAACTGAACTCCTGATCTGCCGTGGCTCCGTCAGCACTCCCGATGACTAGCCCCCACCCGCCTCCAAAAGTACCGGAGACGGTGACCGGGCCTTTGATTTTAGTCCACGAAGTTCCAAATCCATCGTACCGATAGACGGCGTTGATGCGATTTTGACCGTCGACAGTTACCGCATTAACAGTAAGGGCCATGGTTTCCTCCTGTAAGAATGAGCGGGGCTGCCTGACGGCGGCCCCGCAGGCATGGGTACATTCCGGCGGTCGAACCAATGGAGTTCCGCCGCCTCGGGAGGGGCACCTGACCTCCATCCCGCGCTACCAGTGGGCCGCACTCGGAGTGCTCCGGTCACGTCACGGGACCTCGGACCTTGACGACGAATCTGTGCTGTGGCTGACGAGCGGTGTTTCTGGGAGAGAGCGCGACAGGGTGTGCCGTCCTCCCGCGAAGGCGATCCGACCTTGCAGCCGTGCCGTACTCCCTGCGCCGCGCGGGCGCTTTCTGACCTGCTGAAACGCGTGAGACGCACGGGGCCTCCGGAGTCGTGTGCGCCCCACGACAGGGCGGCCCGTAATGCTCTTGTGGCTGCCCTGTCGCTGGTTGAGGAGTGCTGCGGCTAGTGGAACGCCGGCGGATGCAGGGGCGCGGGAGGTCCCGTCCGGGTGCCGAGGGTCCGGCTGGCTAGGCGGTGGCCGCGGCTCTTGGCTACTCGGATTGCGGCGTGTAGGGCGCCCGTGAGGTCGGCGGCCAGGAGGTGGAGTTCCTCCGGGTCTGCCTCCGTGTCGGCGAGTACTTCACGGGCGTGGTCCAGGAGTTCGGTGCCCAGGCCCAGCTGTATCTCCTCCGTGCTGTCGGCCAGGCGGGAGCGGGCCGTCTCGCGGACTTCGGCCAGGGGCGGGCGGAGTTCGGTCAGGTGGGTCGCTATTTCGGCGGGGGCCGACAGGTCGGCCGGCATCAGGTCGCGGGGGATGTAGATGCGGGACAGGCTCTGCGGCGACCAGCCCTCGTGCGTGATGCACAGGAATTCGGTGAGCGAGGTGCCGTCCGCCACCTTGAGGAGCGTGGTCAGGGGGGCGCGGGCCCGGAGGTTCCTGGCATGGACGGTTGATCGGAGGGGCGCGGAGGGCGTGGTCCAGGCCGAGGGTCGGCCGCCGGTGTACGTGGTCCTGCGCCGTGGGTGGCGGACGAAAGTTGAACGAGATCGGTGACCCGGCACGCTCGGCCGCCGATCTGAATGACGTCGCCGCGCCGAACGCTGAGCGAGGTGATTTCGATGGTGATCGCGAGTGCACCAGTAGCGGACCAGCCTCTCACTGCTCTGCCTCCGGCTGGTTGGCTGCCGGGTGACAGGGGCAGTCGCACACTTCGTAGATCACGGGGATGCCGATCGGGGCCTTGGCCGGAGACGAGTGGGCGCACTCGTGGTGTGTGCCGATCGCGCATGAGGCCGACCGGTAGGCGGGGGTTCTCGCGTGCCCTGTCGAGGGGTGCCGGTTAGCAGACGTGGGTGTGCCGCCTCGGCTGGGCGGCGGGTGTGGCCGCACGCCGGGGTCGGCGTCGTGAACCGGATGGCGGAGATCGGCATCACGGTCAGCCATGCCGTCGAGCAGCCCGAGCCGCGGCATGCGAGTGCTGAGGAGGCCTCGCTCCTCGGGGTCCAGAAGGGCGCACTCGTCACCCACATCCGGCGGACGTACTACAGCGACCAGGGCCAGCCCGTGGAAACGGCGGACATCGTGATCCCTTCCGCTCTGTGCGAGGTCGTCTACGAGATCCCCGTCAGTCGGTAGCCCGGTTCGAAGGGCCCACGGGGGCCGGGCCGTGGGGCCGTCCCTGGGCCGTCGCTGGGCCGTGGAAGGGTGATCGGGGGTGGCCGGCGGTGACCATCGCTGACTGCTCGACCGCAGGTCAGGGCATCTTTACCCGGTAAAGCCCCAGCCCGGAGCAACAACCAGGGCAAGAAGAAGTAGGTCCTGCGATCACGCCTCCCACCCGCGCGTACGGCGCCGGTGGGAGGCGTTTGTGCGTGCCGGGCCGGCTGAGGAGGCCGCGCGGCACCCCGGCCGGATCAGAGGTGGACGGACGCGGAGCCGCATGCGGTGCAGGCCGCCGTGCCGGTCGCCTCGGGTGCGGCCGCGGGCAGGCTCATCCGGGGTGGTCTCGTCGCCTCGACGTGCAGGGACAGGATGTCTTCGAAGCGTTGCTGGCGCCGCAGTTCGCGGGCGTCCAAGTGGTGCAGGCGGCCAACGCCCGACGAGGTCAAGGCGGTGGCACCCGTGCCCAGTACCGAGCAGATCAGTGCGAACCACACGAGGGTGTCTGTCACTGCGGCTCCTCTCCGGTGGAGGTGATCGGGGGGCGCCCTCCGGCCCCCCGGCGATACCTCGTCATAACGCGAAGGCATATGCCGGGTTGCGCTGCGTCAGCCGTTCGGATGGCCGGGGGGAGTTCCCGGTCGGGGGCGCGCGAGCCGGTGTGAGCGCCCGTGGTGCGGCTCAGTGCGCGGCGTACTCCCCCGGCCCGATGATGTGACCGCAGCGGGCGGGGTGGGGGTCACGGGCGCCTGAGCCGATCGAGTCCGAATCGCACCGATCTGGCTCCGCCTCCCCCGCTGCGAGCTGGCAGGATCGCTGCGCCAACCGGGTGCGGACCAGCGTCCTGGCGGGTGGCCGGTGGGCGTAGAACCGATAAAAGACACTGGTCAACACACGTCTGGTTCGCCACCATCACCTGGACGGAGCACACCCTCGCCGGTATCCGGAGCGTTGGGTGGACTATGACAACAGCACAGCACACAGCAACGTTCCCGTGGGGCGCTCAGAGCGACGTGCGCGACGGTCAGAACCGGGCCGCACGGGTGGGGAAGTGGACGTACACGCCCGTCTCGACGGGCTCGGCCCTGGAGAAGGGCGCGACCCTCCAGTGCGAGGGGCTGGAGGTCGACCTCCAGTACTCGTCCTCGGTGTTCGAGGACTTCCTGGACGTGGTGCGCCGGATCCAGAACGAGTTCAACCGCAGGTCCCAGGAGGCCGCGTCGCTCAAGACGCCGGCCGGCGAGTGCTCCGGGCAGATGTTCCGTGAATGAGCAGTACGGACATTACGCCCCGCAGCCGGAGCCCACCGCGTTCTGGCAGGAGCCGGACCTGACGCAGCAGACCGCCTACGGCTACCCGCTCTTCGGGCTGGGCGAGGCGAACGCCCCCTGGGACCCCGCGGAGGAGCTGGCCCATCTCTGCCGGGAGGCCATGGCGCCGAGTCGGGCGGAGCCGCTCGACCAACTCGCCTTCGGCGAGACCGGCGAGACCGGCGAGACGGTCAGCGGAGCCGGCCTCGCCTCCGGCCTGTCCGCCGGCTTCACCCCGCCCCTCGCCCCGGGCCTCTCCTCCGGCCCGGCCGGCGGAGGGTTCTCGCCGGGGGCCGGGCAACGGCCTCGCACGCCGGCCCCGGGCGGGCACCGCCGGGGGAGCCGGGCGAAGACGTCGGTGGTGGCCCTCCTGCGTACCGGCAGCCTCTGCACCGCCGTGCTGGTCGCCGTCATCGCCGCCGTGGTCAGCATGTACAGCGGCCTGGCCGTCTGCGAGGCCCTGCGCCACAGCGCCGGTCCGCGCACCGCGCACGACGTGGCCGGCTGGTGGCCCCTGCTGATCTACGGGCCCTGGATGGTCGCCTCCCTGTCCATCCTCAGGGCCGCCCTGCACCAGCGCAGGGCCGTGCACTCCTGGTCCGTCGTCCTGTTGTTCTCCACCCTGGCCACACTGCTCTGCGTGGCCCAGGCGCCGAGAACCCTCGCCGCGCAGGCGGCGGCCACACTGCCGCCCATCGCCGCGCTGGCCTGCTTCCAGCAACTCGTACGGCAGATCACCCTGACCCGCCCGCCGCGGCAACTCGCACCCCGGCACCGCAACAGCCGGCCCGCCCAGCTCCGGCCGCAGGCCGCGGCGGGCGGCCCGGACGCCGGGCTCCCCGACTACCCGGTGCGGGACTGGAGGGAATCCCTCCGCGCCTCCACCGGCTACCGGATCCGCTACGGATCATGAGCCCGCAGGGGTCCGAGACGGCGGCCCCGCGGGGCGCGGCGTCGCCGGCACGCGACGCGACGAAGTCGGGCGTCGCTGACTCCTCGGACACCTCGGGCCCCCTCCCGGACTCCAACGAACGTGATCACGTGCATCTCAGGAACGAAGATCGAAACCCATAGGTCACGGGCGGCGCACAGTCTCAGCCCTACGGGTCTCCCGCGCTGACCGGCCGCGACCCCGTCCCCGGACCCCTGCCACCACCAGGGGCCCTGGCCCGCCGTGTCCGCGGCGCGGCGGCGCGGCGCGGCGCGCTTCATCCACTCCACACAGACCGAGAGGGCGACACCATGGTCCATGAACTCACCCATGCCGAGCGCATCCGGTACAAGCGGCTCCAGGACACCGCCTACCAGGCCGGTGAGGAAGCCGTCGCGAACCTTCAGGCCGCACTCGCGCTCGCCGGTCTGGTCCTTCCCTCGCTGTGCAACGACGGACCCCTGGGCTGCCGGGGTTTCGTCCGGCTCGGGGGGTGCAGCGTCGCCTTCGCCAACCGGCTCGCCGAGGTCATCGCCGCGGGCGCCCGCGCCCTGGAAGCCGGGCAGCCGTGAGCCCCGTGGCCGGGCCGGAGACCTCCGGCAGGTGACCGGTTCGGAGGAGGCCGCATGAACGCGTGGCAGACCGACCCCTACCGGCTCCCCGGCTTGCGGGGCTTACCGCACGAGGAGGAAGCCGACGCCCGGCTTCCCCCGACCCCCCTGTCGGCTCCCCTCCCCGACCCTGCCCTCCGGCCGGCCGTCCCGGAATCCGCCGACCGCCGGCGCCTCGACCTGCACGCGTGCCTGACCGCCGCGGGCATCCCGCCGCGCGCCGGAGACCGGCACGCCATCGAGGTGCTCACCCTGGTGGACGACACCACCTACGCGGCCCTTCGGCGATGGATCACCGGCACCTCCTGACCGAGCCCCGATCCGGCTCCGTCCCCGCCGCCCGTCCCCGACAGTGCGGTATGAATATGCGCATCCATGCTTTGATCGGCCATTACGGGCCCCAAGCGGACGTCCGGTCAATCCGCATTGGGCCGAACAGGTGGTGCTCGCCATGCGGGTGCACGGCCTGTTCGGCCGCGTATGCACAATGCGTCTGTCGGTGTCGACCGTGGGGGTGTGCAGCCTGCGCGTGTTCTGGAGCTGGAGGTAGACCGCCCATGGCGGCGAACGGACATCCCACGGTCAGGAGGCGCCGTCTGGGTGCCGAACTCCGGCAGCTCCGCAAGGCCGCGGGTATGACGTCCACACAGGCGGCAGGCCGTCTGCTGGTGTCGCAGTCCAAGATCAGCCTCATCGAGACCGGCCGCCGCCCCATCAATCCGCGGGACGTGCGCGACCTGTGCCGGCTCTACGGGGTCGCCGACCAGGACGTCATCGAGGCACTGATGCGGGCGGCGAGGGAATCGGGCCAGCAGGGCTGGTGGGTCTCCTGCGGCGACGTCCCCTACGGCGTCTACATCGGACTGGAGACGGGGGCCTCCTCCATCCACACCTACGAGCCGCTCGTGATCCCCGGCCTGCTGCAGACCCGGGCCTACGCGGCCGCCCTCATCGTCGAAACGGTCCCCGGCATCACGGACGAACAGGCCGCCATCAGCCTGGAGGTCCGGCTGCGGCGCCAGCACCGGGCGCACCACCCCGCCCGCCCCTTCCGCTTATGGGCGGTCCTGGACGAATCCGCGCTGCACCGCAGGGTCGGCGACCGCGAGATCATGCGCGAACAGCTGGAGCACCTGAACACGCTCGGCGCCCAGCCGCACATCACCGTGCAGATCCTCCCCCACACCACCGGGGCCCACGCCGGGCTCCTGGGGCAGTTCTCCATCCTCGGGTTCCCCGACTCCGATACGGGAGTCGTCTACCTGGAACGCTTCACCAGCGACCTCTACCTGGAGAAGTACGCCGACCGGTACCCGTACCACGTCATGTACGACCACCTCCAGGCGCAAGCGCTCAACCCCGAGGACACACGGTACTTCGTCAACGACCTCATCAAGGGGCTCCAAGCCGTTCCGCCGGCACGGGCGGGAGATCCGCTTCTCGCACCTACGGGCAGCTCCACCGCCGGATCCGCAGTGTGAGGCGGTACGCGAAAGGGCCCCGTCCGGTGTGGTGGACGGGGCCCTTTCACGGCTTCGCGGGCGGGCAGCGGTGGGGCCGTCAGCCCCCGCACTGGCAGGGGGCGCCGGACTGGCAGCCGCAGCCGCAGCCGGACCCGCAGCCGCAGGCCGCGAGCAGGGGCAGGCGCAGGGGCTCCGGACGGGGCGGCTGCTCCTGCTCCGGGGTGATGGGGACGGGGGAATCGGGCATGGATCCTCCTCGCGGGCGGCGTACAGGACGCCGTACGGGACGGCGCAGTGCCTTCGCCTCATTCATGCCCAGCCACAGCGGCGCGTCAACGGCGCATTGGGGCCCCGCAGGGGCGCGGAACGCCCGGGCGCTCAGATGCCCTCCACCTGCGTCGGCTGCTGCAGCTCGTCCGCGTGCTCGCCCGTCACCAGGTACACGACGCGCTTGGCCACCGACACCGCGTGGTCCGCGAACCGCTCGTAGTAGCGGCCCAGCAGGGTCACGTCCACGGCCGTCTCGATGCCGTGCTTCCAGCGGTCGTCCATCAGGTGCTGGAAGAGGGTGCGGTGCAGCTGGTCCATCTCGTCGTCGTCCTGCTCCAGCTGGAGGGCCAGGTCGACGTCCTTCGTGATGATGACCTCGGCCGCCTTCGCCATCAGGCGCTGCGCCAGCTGCCCCATCTCCAGGATCGTCGCGTGCAGGTCGCGCGGCACCGCGCGGTCCGGGAACCGCAGCCGGGCCAGCTTCGCCACGTGCTGCGCCAAGTCGCCGGAGCGCTCCAGGTCGGCGCTCATGCGCAGCGAGGTGACGACGATGCGCAGGTCGGTGGCGACCGGCTGCTGGCGGGCCAGCAGGGCGATGGCGCGGGCCTCCAGGTCGTGCTGGAGGTCGTCGACCTTCTGGTCGGCGGCGATGACGCTCTCGGCGAGCTTCAGGTCGGCGTCCAGCATGGAGGTCGTGGCCCGCCCGATCGCGGAACCGACGAGCCGGGCCATCTCGACCAGGCTCTCTCCGATCGAGTCCAGTTCCTCGTGGTACGCGTCGCGCATTGTCCTTCTCCTGCCTGCTTGCCTGCTACTCGCTGTCACTGCTGCTACTGCGGTGTGGTCCGTCGGGCCCCACGTTGACACGTTCGGCCGCCAACGCGTCCGACTCCGGCATCACAAATGAATCAACACCATCGCCAGGGTGAACTCTGGGCGACGACTGTTCGAGCTGCCACCCGAACGGCTGTGGAAGTGTCCTGCCCCCTGCTTAACCTGGACACATGGACGTGAACGCGGCGGTCGCCGCAGCTGCGGCGATCGCCGGTCTTTGCACCGGTGTCATCGCCATGCTGGCGTTCCGCTGGAGCGAGCGCGACCAAGCCCGCCCCACGAGGAGCTCCATGCGCCCCGACATCAACGCGGTGCTCCCGCCCGGCGTGGACACGGTGCTCTCCGTACTCCGCTCCTCCGCCGTCGTCCTCGACGAGGGCGACGCGGTGGTCAAGGCCAGCTCGGCGGCTTACGCCCTGGGCCTGGTCCGCGGCGGGAAGCTCGCCGTGGAGCCCATGCTCCACATGGCCCGTGACACCCGCCGTGACGGTGAGATACGCCAGATCGAGCTCGACCTGCCCCGGCGCGGTACCGGACGCGGCGAGGCCCTCGCGGTCTCCGCCCGTGTCGCCCCGCTGGGCTCCCGGCTGGTGCTCCTGCTCGTCGAGGACCTCACCGAGGCCCGCCGCATCGAGGCGGTGCGCCGCGACTTCGTCGCGAACGTCTCGCACGAGCTGAAGACCCCGGTCGGCGCGATCTCCCTGCTCTCCGAGGCGGTGATGGACGCCGCGGACGACCCCGAGGCGGTCAGCCGCTTCGCGGGCCGCATGCAGATCGAGGCCACCCGCCTGATCAACCTGGTACAGGAGCTCATCGACCTCTCCCGGGTGCAGAACGACGACCCGCTGGAGGACGCCGAGCCCGTACGGGTGGACACGCTGGTGGCGGAGGCCATCGACCGCTGCCGGCATACGGCCACCTCCAAGCAGATCACCATGGCCGCCGGCGGCACCGCCGACCTGCGCGTCTGGGGCAACCGCGGTCAGCTGGCCGCGGCCCTCGGCAATCTGGTGGAGAACGCCGTCAACTACAGCCCGGCCCGCACCCGGGTCGGGATCGCCGCCCGCCGCGTGACCGCGCCGGGCGGGGACCTGATCGAGATAGCCGTGACCGACCAGGGCATCGGCATCCCCGAGAAGGACCGCGAACGCATCTTCGAGCGCTTCTACCGGGTGGACCCGGCCCGCTCCCGCGCCACCGGCGGAACCGGACTGGGCCTCGCGATCGTGAAGCACGTGGCGGCC is part of the Streptomyces katrae genome and harbors:
- a CDS encoding phosphoglyceromutase, which produces MADAPYKLILLRHGESEWNAKNLFTGWVDVNLNEKGEKEAVRGGELLKDAGLLPDVVHTSLQKRAIRTAQLALEAADRHWIPVHRSWRLNERHYGALQGKDKAQTLAEFGEEQFMLWRRSYDTPPPALEDGTEFSQSADPRYASIPPELRPRTECLKDVVVRMLPYWYDSIVPDLLDGHTVLVAAHGNSLRALVKHLDGISDADIAGLNIPTGIPLSYELDADFKPLTPGGTYLDPEAAAAAIEAVKNQGKK
- a CDS encoding DUF2637 domain-containing protein; protein product: MNEQYGHYAPQPEPTAFWQEPDLTQQTAYGYPLFGLGEANAPWDPAEELAHLCREAMAPSRAEPLDQLAFGETGETGETVSGAGLASGLSAGFTPPLAPGLSSGPAGGGFSPGAGQRPRTPAPGGHRRGSRAKTSVVALLRTGSLCTAVLVAVIAAVVSMYSGLAVCEALRHSAGPRTAHDVAGWWPLLIYGPWMVASLSILRAALHQRRAVHSWSVVLLFSTLATLLCVAQAPRTLAAQAAATLPPIAALACFQQLVRQITLTRPPRQLAPRHRNSRPAQLRPQAAAGGPDAGLPDYPVRDWRESLRASTGYRIRYGS
- a CDS encoding helix-turn-helix domain-containing protein, encoding MAANGHPTVRRRRLGAELRQLRKAAGMTSTQAAGRLLVSQSKISLIETGRRPINPRDVRDLCRLYGVADQDVIEALMRAARESGQQGWWVSCGDVPYGVYIGLETGASSIHTYEPLVIPGLLQTRAYAAALIVETVPGITDEQAAISLEVRLRRQHRAHHPARPFRLWAVLDESALHRRVGDREIMREQLEHLNTLGAQPHITVQILPHTTGAHAGLLGQFSILGFPDSDTGVVYLERFTSDLYLEKYADRYPYHVMYDHLQAQALNPEDTRYFVNDLIKGLQAVPPARAGDPLLAPTGSSTAGSAV
- the phoU gene encoding phosphate signaling complex protein PhoU; the encoded protein is MRDAYHEELDSIGESLVEMARLVGSAIGRATTSMLDADLKLAESVIAADQKVDDLQHDLEARAIALLARQQPVATDLRIVVTSLRMSADLERSGDLAQHVAKLARLRFPDRAVPRDLHATILEMGQLAQRLMAKAAEVIITKDVDLALQLEQDDDEMDQLHRTLFQHLMDDRWKHGIETAVDVTLLGRYYERFADHAVSVAKRVVYLVTGEHADELQQPTQVEGI
- a CDS encoding sensor histidine kinase produces the protein MDVNAAVAAAAAIAGLCTGVIAMLAFRWSERDQARPTRSSMRPDINAVLPPGVDTVLSVLRSSAVVLDEGDAVVKASSAAYALGLVRGGKLAVEPMLHMARDTRRDGEIRQIELDLPRRGTGRGEALAVSARVAPLGSRLVLLLVEDLTEARRIEAVRRDFVANVSHELKTPVGAISLLSEAVMDAADDPEAVSRFAGRMQIEATRLINLVQELIDLSRVQNDDPLEDAEPVRVDTLVAEAIDRCRHTATSKQITMAAGGTADLRVWGNRGQLAAALGNLVENAVNYSPARTRVGIAARRVTAPGGDLIEIAVTDQGIGIPEKDRERIFERFYRVDPARSRATGGTGLGLAIVKHVAASHGGEVSVWSSEGQGSTFTLKLPEAAAPAPAPAPDTPGGTEPAPAPGPAQALPDPEPVVPSPEVLP